GCAGCTAGAATTATAAGTAAAACATTAGCATCAGCTGTTGCTAATGCAACTAACAACTTCAAAATGGATGAAGATAAGTTAGTAGTTTCAACAATTATGATAAATGATGGACCAGCTCTTAAAAGAATCATGCCTAGAGCTATGGGAAGAGCGGATATAATCAGAAAACCAACAGCTCACATTACTGTGGCAGTTTCTGAAAAGTAGTTTAAGGAGGTAAGACTGTGGGACAAAAAGTAGACCCTAGAGGACTAAGAGTAGGAATTACTAGATCTTGGGATTCTAACTGGTATGCAGATAAGAAGGAATACGCTAAGTACTTCCATGAAGATGTAAAAATCAGAGAACTTATCAAGAAGAACTACTTCCATGCAGGAATATCGAAGGTTAAGATCGAAAGAACTTCTCCTTCTAACGTAGTTGTTCTTGTTTATACAGCAAAAGCTGGTATAATCATCGGAAGAAAAGGTGCAGAAATAGATAATTTAAGAGTAACTCTTGAAAAATTAACTGGTAAAAAAGTAACAGTTAAAGTTCAAGAAGTTAAAGAATTCAACAAGGACGCTGTACTTGTTGCAGAAAACATTGCTACATCAATCGAAAAAAGGGTAGCATACAAAAGAGCTGTAAGCCAAGCTATAATGAGAGCTATGAGAGCTGGAGCTAAAGGAATCAAAGTTATGGTTTCTGGAAGACTAAATGGAGCAGAAATTGCCAGAGCTGAATGGGTAGTAGAAGGAAAAGTACCTTTACATACACTAAGAGCTGATATTGATTATGCAGTAGC
The uncultured Fusobacterium sp. DNA segment above includes these coding regions:
- the rplV gene encoding 50S ribosomal protein L22, yielding MEARAITRFVRLSPRKARLVADLVRGKSALEALDILEFTNKKAARIISKTLASAVANATNNFKMDEDKLVVSTIMINDGPALKRIMPRAMGRADIIRKPTAHITVAVSEK
- the rpsC gene encoding 30S ribosomal protein S3; this translates as MGQKVDPRGLRVGITRSWDSNWYADKKEYAKYFHEDVKIRELIKKNYFHAGISKVKIERTSPSNVVVLVYTAKAGIIIGRKGAEIDNLRVTLEKLTGKKVTVKVQEVKEFNKDAVLVAENIATSIEKRVAYKRAVSQAIMRAMRAGAKGIKVMVSGRLNGAEIARAEWVVEGKVPLHTLRADIDYAVATAHTTYGALGIKVWVFHGEVLPTKREGGEA